GCTTGTGAAGAATGCGGAATATATTCGGAGAAGTACGCACTTACGGCAGAAACAACTCAAGAAGAACTATTAAAGCTTATAGATGAACTTAATAATAAGAGCAGTATTTCGGGTATTTTGGTACAATTACCTGTTCCTAAACATATTGATGAAAAGACGATTATTAACGCAATAGCACCAAATAAAGACGTTGACGCATTTCATCCCGTAAACGTAGGTAAAATTATGGTAGGCAATTATGATTTTGTACCTTGTACACCTGCCGGTGTAATGGAGCTTATAAAAGAAAGCGGTATAGATGTAAGCGGTAAAGAATGTGTTATAGTCGGCAGAAGTAATATTGTCGGCAAACCGCAAGCAATGCTGCTTTTACATCAAAACGGTACAGTTACAATATGCCATTCAAAGACAAAGAATCTTGCTGAAAAAACAAAAAATGCAGATATTCTTGTAGCGGCAGTCGGTATACCTAACTTTATTAAAGGTGATATGATAAAAGAAGGTGCTGTTGTAATTGATGTTGGTATAAACAGACTTGAAAATAAGAAACTATGCGGTGATGTTGAATTTGAAAGTGCCGAAAAGGTTGCGGGTGCAATAACTCCTGTTCCGGGCGGTGTAGGTCCTATGACTATCGCTATGCTTATGAAAAATACAGTTAAAGCCGCAATATTAAATAAATCAAAATAATGACACAACAAAGCAGGCAAGCCGTAAAATAGGCTTGCCTGTGATTTTATTGTTCTTTTTTGTACACATCAGTACCGACATCGACTGTTGATTCAACGTGTATTCCGTAGCTGTCACCGAATATAATTTTAATTCTTTGATTTACATTTGAAAGGCCTCTATACAAATGGTTGGTTCTACGGTGAAAACTTGCTTGAAGAACTTGATACCGAAGGTGAATACTACATTGACCGTGACACAGGCAAACTTTACTATTACGCACCGTCAGATTTTACAAGCGGTAATTATGAAATCGGCTTGTCTATGCTGAAAACTCCGATTTTCAACTTTAACGGTGCTGAATATGTCAATGTAAGTAACATTACAATGAAAGGCGGACGTGGATATGCGGTACTTGGTACAAGTGCGGGATATTCAATACCGAGTTTTAAAGATTGGATGATTTCGAGAGGTGCCGATTTAAACGGTGCAAACTTCACGAAGGGTTCTGGTTCGTCGGTTTATATAGCTGACATAGATAAATATACCGACTCACAAGTATTCCCGGGACACGTTTGGGACGGTTTTGTCGATGACGGTAACGGTGTAAATCATATTGATGTGAAGAATTGTAATATCTTTAATTTCGGCTCGGGCGCTATTGTTATAAACGGTACAGACGTTCATTTGGATAATAACCATATTAAAAATATCGGCGGTACTGCGTTGTATCTTCGCGGCGGTGATTTGGAGACATTAACGCCAAGCAATAACGAAATATTGAATAATAATATTCACCATGTAGGATATTTGCAGAAATCATATGTTCCTGCGATTGGAATGCACGGTGTCGGTATTCACGTTGCGTACAATGATTTGTATGACGCTCCGCACTGTATATTTAACTATCACGGTAATGACCATGTAATTGAATATAATAAAATTCACGATGCGGTTAAAGAATGTTTGGATATGGACGCTATTTATACCAGAAACGAATATGTACCGCAATGGCGAGGCAGTGTTATAAAGAACAACTATATTTACAATATCGGTATTTATCCGGTCGGTGAATATAAGAAACAGCTTAATGTTTCGGCAATAAGAACAGATAACTACGGTCACGCTTTGCAGATTTACAATAATGTATTTGCAAATATCGGTTCAGACGGTGCCAATAATGTTATCGGTGTAACGGCACAAGGTAACAGAAACACACTTAAAGGCAATATATTTGTTGATTGTAGCGCAACATTCCTTGGTTGGAACTCATATGCTCCGGGTGCAACGTGGGATATGACAAAGACAGAGGAAAAAGAAAGAGTTGAATTGGCTGAAAAATATGCGGCAAATCCGATATTTGCGGCAAAATATCCTGAACTTGCTACATTCAAAGATGAATATTATAAATCTGTTGCAACA
Above is a window of Hominilimicola fabiformis DNA encoding:
- a CDS encoding right-handed parallel beta-helix repeat-containing protein; protein product: MKGLYTNGWFYGENLLEELDTEGEYYIDRDTGKLYYYAPSDFTSGNYEIGLSMLKTPIFNFNGAEYVNVSNITMKGGRGYAVLGTSAGYSIPSFKDWMISRGADLNGANFTKGSGSSVYIADIDKYTDSQVFPGHVWDGFVDDGNGVNHIDVKNCNIFNFGSGAIVINGTDVHLDNNHIKNIGGTALYLRGGDLETLTPSNNEILNNNIHHVGYLQKSYVPAIGMHGVGIHVAYNDLYDAPHCIFNYHGNDHVIEYNKIHDAVKECLDMDAIYTRNEYVPQWRGSVIKNNYIYNIGIYPVGEYKKQLNVSAIRTDNYGHALQIYNNVFANIGSDGANNVIGVTAQGNRNTLKGNIFVDCSATFLGWNSYAPGATWDMTKTEEKERVELAEKYAANPIFAAKYPELATFKDEYYKSVATNIFDENLVVNIKFKLSQANGTVNPQGTRGAPELIKGTNNYLTTSDPGFVDYANGNYELKPDSEVFKKIPEFQNIDMSKMGNNEPVGPSN
- the folD gene encoding bifunctional methylenetetrahydrofolate dehydrogenase/methenyltetrahydrofolate cyclohydrolase FolD, with the protein product MGKEVSARIKAELKTEVENLKKEGINPGLAVIIVGEDPASQVYVRNKERACEECGIYSEKYALTAETTQEELLKLIDELNNKSSISGILVQLPVPKHIDEKTIINAIAPNKDVDAFHPVNVGKIMVGNYDFVPCTPAGVMELIKESGIDVSGKECVIVGRSNIVGKPQAMLLLHQNGTVTICHSKTKNLAEKTKNADILVAAVGIPNFIKGDMIKEGAVVIDVGINRLENKKLCGDVEFESAEKVAGAITPVPGGVGPMTIAMLMKNTVKAAILNKSK